In the Bifidobacterium catenulatum PV20-2 genome, one interval contains:
- a CDS encoding APC family permease encodes MNVLRKKSVEQTLAETEESGRSLKRDLTWWDLAIMGVAVAVGAGIFSIGAQAAAFHAGPAVIISFLIAGVVCGAAVMCYAEFASMIPVAGSAYTFTYTTVGEIVAWVIGWDLILEMLMAGSVVSKYWGVYLNDFFRLVGWNINTNVTVGSFNFDFAPIIVVAFFTALLVCGTKIGARVDGALTILKIAIVLFVVIVGFFYVKAENFTPFIPPSEPATATGSGLTATMEQPLWQWVTGMTPSIYGVAGIISGAALVFFAFLGFDVVATTSEETVNPKKNVPLGIGVGMGLIIVLYTLVAIVTTGMVSYKDLAKQKDPSLATAFEMVGADWAAKIISFGIVIGLATVVMVLLLGLTRVVFAMSRDGLLPRSFSHTGKHGTPVRLQIAVGAVMALIAASCNVSILADMVNIGTLSAFTLVSISIPIMRKKRPDLKRVFKIPGNPWVPILIALANIWLMLNLSVLTWIRFVVWLAVGFCIYFGYGYRHARLGTGELEVGNQE; translated from the coding sequence ATGAACGTATTACGTAAGAAATCCGTCGAGCAGACGCTGGCGGAAACAGAGGAGTCGGGACGCTCCCTGAAACGAGACCTGACTTGGTGGGATTTGGCCATTATGGGCGTGGCCGTGGCAGTCGGCGCGGGTATCTTCTCCATCGGCGCCCAGGCGGCCGCCTTCCATGCGGGTCCGGCCGTAATCATCAGCTTCCTCATCGCAGGCGTGGTATGCGGCGCGGCCGTAATGTGCTACGCCGAATTTGCGTCCATGATTCCGGTTGCAGGATCTGCCTACACCTTCACTTACACCACCGTCGGTGAGATCGTCGCGTGGGTGATCGGCTGGGATCTGATCCTTGAAATGCTGATGGCAGGCTCTGTCGTCTCCAAATACTGGGGCGTCTATCTCAACGATTTCTTCCGACTTGTCGGATGGAATATCAATACCAACGTCACCGTCGGATCATTCAATTTCGATTTCGCGCCAATCATCGTCGTAGCTTTCTTCACAGCACTTTTGGTGTGTGGCACGAAAATCGGCGCACGAGTCGACGGCGCGCTCACCATACTGAAAATCGCCATCGTACTATTCGTGGTAATCGTCGGATTCTTCTACGTCAAAGCCGAAAACTTCACCCCATTCATTCCACCGAGCGAACCGGCGACCGCCACCGGATCCGGCTTGACCGCAACCATGGAGCAGCCATTATGGCAGTGGGTCACCGGCATGACCCCCAGCATTTACGGCGTTGCCGGCATCATCTCCGGAGCCGCGCTCGTGTTCTTCGCGTTCCTCGGCTTTGATGTGGTCGCCACCACCTCCGAAGAAACCGTCAATCCGAAGAAGAACGTTCCGCTGGGCATCGGCGTGGGCATGGGATTGATCATCGTGCTCTACACCCTCGTCGCCATCGTCACCACCGGCATGGTCTCCTACAAAGACCTCGCCAAGCAGAAAGACCCGTCGCTCGCCACGGCATTCGAAATGGTCGGCGCTGACTGGGCCGCCAAAATCATAAGTTTTGGCATTGTGATCGGCCTGGCCACCGTGGTCATGGTGCTGCTGCTCGGCCTGACCCGCGTGGTGTTCGCCATGAGCCGAGACGGCCTGCTGCCGCGCTCGTTCAGTCACACAGGCAAGCACGGCACTCCAGTACGTCTGCAGATTGCCGTCGGCGCGGTCATGGCACTCATCGCAGCCAGCTGCAACGTCAGTATCCTTGCCGACATGGTGAACATCGGCACGCTGTCGGCATTCACCCTTGTTTCAATCTCTATTCCGATCATGCGCAAGAAGCGCCCCGACCTGAAGCGAGTCTTCAAAATCCCCGGCAATCCATGGGTGCCTATCCTCATCGCGCTCGCCAACATCTGGCTCATGCTCAACCTGAGCGTGCTTACTTGGATTCGATTCGTGGTCTGGCTTGCGGTTGGCTTCTGCATCTACTTCGGCTACGGCTACCGCCACGCCCGACTCGGCACGGGAGAACTGGAAGTTGGCAATCAAGAGTAG
- the fdxA gene encoding ferredoxin, producing the protein MPYVVAQPCVDVKDKACVDECPVDCIYEGSRSLYINPNECVDCGACEPVCPTEAIFYEDDLPDEWAWYKDAAVSFFAEVGDMGGASAAGPIGKDPEQVAALPPQNQ; encoded by the coding sequence ATGCCATACGTTGTCGCTCAGCCGTGCGTCGATGTCAAAGACAAGGCCTGCGTGGACGAATGCCCGGTCGATTGCATCTACGAGGGCTCCCGTTCCCTGTATATCAATCCGAACGAATGCGTGGATTGCGGCGCATGCGAACCGGTGTGCCCGACCGAAGCCATCTTCTATGAAGATGATCTGCCAGACGAGTGGGCTTGGTATAAGGATGCCGCAGTCAGCTTCTTTGCTGAAGTCGGCGATATGGGCGGCGCTTCCGCAGCCGGCCCGATCGGTAAGGATCCGGAGCAGGTAGCTGCTCTGCCGCCGCAAAATCAGTGA
- the dapC gene encoding succinyldiaminopimelate transaminase, with product MGFHEFSSPYDWSRIAAYKRTAKAAFGGMIDLSVGSPVDPVPDSVCKALAVAANDPNAYGYPVTAGTADLRAAIAEWFSATRNVDLQAIHADVVPTVGSKEGVALMASLLHFGEDDVVVQPKVSYPTYEIGTQLAGAQVLKVDDVADVASWRDVPGVKAVWVNSPCNPTGEVYSAERMAGIVAAAREIGAVVLSDECYALMQWRGAVNGAEGDADSLASTPCALRGDVCLGSAEGVLVLYSLSKQSNMAGYRTAFIAGDESLIASMSAYRKQIGQIIPGPVQAAMAAGLRDLESVKVQHARYRERLGVLVSALRAYGYCTDMPDGALYVWVRAKSGDCWTDMEQLAKIGIIASPGEFYGAPECLRFSATASDEAIASAAERLAR from the coding sequence ATGGGCTTTCATGAGTTTTCTTCGCCATACGATTGGTCGCGTATCGCAGCATACAAGCGCACGGCAAAAGCCGCGTTCGGAGGCATGATCGACCTGTCCGTGGGGTCTCCCGTCGATCCCGTGCCCGATTCGGTGTGCAAGGCGCTCGCAGTGGCGGCGAATGATCCGAATGCGTATGGATATCCGGTTACTGCAGGTACTGCCGATTTACGTGCTGCGATTGCTGAATGGTTTTCGGCGACTCGCAATGTTGATTTGCAGGCGATTCATGCTGATGTGGTGCCTACAGTCGGCTCCAAAGAGGGCGTTGCGTTGATGGCATCGCTGCTGCATTTCGGCGAGGATGATGTTGTGGTGCAGCCGAAGGTTTCGTACCCGACGTATGAGATCGGCACGCAGTTGGCTGGGGCGCAGGTGCTTAAGGTCGACGATGTGGCTGATGTTGCGTCGTGGCGCGATGTGCCTGGCGTCAAAGCGGTGTGGGTGAATTCCCCTTGCAATCCGACGGGCGAGGTGTATTCGGCCGAACGGATGGCTGGCATTGTCGCAGCTGCTCGTGAGATCGGCGCGGTGGTGCTTTCCGACGAATGCTATGCGCTGATGCAGTGGAGGGGTGCTGTGAATGGCGCTGAAGGTGATGCTGATTCACTTGCGTCGACGCCGTGCGCGCTGCGTGGCGATGTGTGTTTGGGCTCCGCCGAGGGCGTGCTGGTGCTTTATTCGTTGAGCAAGCAGAGCAATATGGCTGGGTATCGTACTGCGTTCATTGCCGGAGATGAGTCTTTGATTGCGTCGATGAGTGCATATCGCAAGCAGATTGGTCAGATTATTCCCGGTCCGGTGCAGGCTGCGATGGCTGCCGGATTGCGTGATCTGGAATCCGTCAAGGTTCAGCATGCGCGCTATCGGGAACGTCTCGGCGTGTTGGTGAGCGCGTTGCGTGCTTACGGATACTGCACCGACATGCCGGACGGTGCGTTGTATGTGTGGGTGAGGGCCAAGTCGGGCGATTGCTGGACCGATATGGAGCAGCTTGCCAAGATCGGCATCATCGCCAGCCCCGGCGAGTTCTATGGTGCTCCGGAATGTCTGCGCTTCTCCGCCACCGCCAGCGACGAGGCGATCGCTTCCGCCGCTGAACGCTTGGCACGCTAA